In Leptospira fletcheri, the genomic window CGAATATGCGGCCTCTTTTCTGGAATGGTTCGGAGAGGAAGCTAAGAGAACTTACGGAGATGTAATACCGACGCACCGGCAGGAATTGCGTTTGCTTGCTTTAAGGGAACCCGTCGGAGTTTCCGCAATTTTAACTCCTTGGAATTTTCCGAGCGCTATGATCACGAGGAAGGCTGGACCGGCTTTAGCGGCAGGATGCGTTGTGATTGCGAAACCGTCGGAGCTCACTCCTTTTTCCGCACTGGCTCTCGCCGTTCTGGCTCAAGAAGCGGGGTTTCCACCCGGCGCATTCCAGATTTTGACGGGGGACCCGGAACCGATCGCGAACGAATTTCTAGAAAGTCCTCTCGTACGAAAGATCAGTTTTACGGGTTCCACAAGAGTAGGGAAGATGCTTTTGGAAAAGGCTGCTAAAAGCGTTAAGCGGGTTTCTTTAGAATTGGGAGGCAACGCTCCTTTCGTCGTATTTTCGGATGCGGATCTAAAAGAAGCCGTAAAGGGAGCGATGTTATCGAAATTTCGGAATACCGGTCAAACCTGCGTGTGTGCGAACCGATTTTTGGTGGAACAATCCGTTCTTCCCGAATTCACCGCGCGGCTTGTAGAAGAGGTTTCGAAATTGAAAGTGGGTAACGGCTTTGAGGATGGCGTGCAACAAGGACCTTTAATCAATTCCATCGGTTTTACGAAACTGAGAAAGCATATCGAAGATGCCTGTTCCCGAGGAGGAAAAATCCTGATCGGAGGAAAGCCTCATCCTCTCGGCGGAAATTTTCACGAACCTACAGTAATTACCGGTGTGTCCGAGGATTCGCTCTGTTTCCAAGAAGAAACATTCGGTCCCTTAGCTCCGGTTCTCGGCTTTAAAACTGAGGAAGACGCGGTTCGAATCGTTAATTCGGGTAAAACGGGTCTCGCATCTTATTTCTATACGACTGACCCGGCGAGAATTTGGAGGTTCAGCGAATCTATAGAAGCGGGAATGGTTTCCATAAACGAGGGTTTGCTTTCCACGGAGCAAGTTCCTTTCGGAGGAGTGAAAGAATCCGGAATCGGTCGCGAAGGATCTAGATACGGAATCGAAGAATACCAGGAACTAAAATATCTTTGCTGGGGAGGTCAGGATTCGATTGCCGATTAAATTCGGAACTAGTTATAATTACAAGAAGGTGTAGTTTTTTACGGGAATATTCGTCATTTATTTAGAATTCTTTTGACATAAAGATTACGGATCCTCTTTAGGACTACGCCGAGAAAACCGTTAGGCGGCTCGGTCCGTTCGCGGTCTTAGGCAAAAACTATTTTCCTTGACGTGAGTCGTTTTGATCGAATTCTTCTCAGACCGCCCTTTTATGGATCACATATATCTTAATTTCTATTTTTTCGGCTCCTTACTAGCGTCTTTATTTGCGCTTTATGTTTCGCTGTTCTTTCTTACGATCAAGGATAGAAGTAAGGCTGCTTTTCATTTAGGTTTATCCGCCTTATCCACATTCGTCTTTCATTTAGGTTATGCGATCGGGTTCCTTTCTTACGACGAATGGTCGATATTTCATCGATGGATCGTTATTCCAACTCCGATGATAGGCTATACGCAGCTTTTGATCTTTTTCTTTTATTTTCCCCAACCAAAGAAGGTGAAACTAGGCCTGTCCGTCTATGCCGCATCATACTTAGGCGTAGCCATAATGACGGGTTACTACATAGTCGCCTCCATGCAATCCGTTCGAACTTTCGTAATGGGAAGCCATTATTGGGATTTTGAAACACATCAGTTCTATAAGATATTCTCTTTGGTCGTTCTGACGTATAACCTGCTATTTCTGATCGCGGGAATCTGGAGAGCGATCAGCGAGAAAGGAAGAGAACGCAGGTCCGTAATATATATCATACTTTCATACTGTGTAATAACTATCTTTCCGGGAGTGGCAAACGCTCTGAGTCGGGACGGATCTATTTCACGCGCCCTTTATCAACAAGTAGCGGACTTAGGTCTCGTTACGGGACTATTCTTGATATTGGTGGTGTACGTAAATACTACGAAGGAACGTACCACCATTCTCAGCAGGATCGTCGGAATCACGATGGCAACTTTTTTGCTGGTATTCCAACTTGTAGGTTATGCGATTTTAAACGGTTACGAATCCTCTTTCGATCAGATCAAAATCAGAGAATCGAAATTGGTGGTGATGGAAGGAGAAAAGCCTTCCGGTTTTGCATATGAAATTTCCTACGATCCTTCGGAAGATTCCTTTACTACCGAAAAAGGTCTGAAGGACCCCAGGTTCGTCGAGGAAGATAAGACGGAAATCCGGTTTTTTCATTTTTATAGTCGGTTGACCGGATTGGGGAGCTTGCCCGCCAAGAAACGTTGGGAAAAATCCAAGGAGATCCTGGAAAGTTCTCCGAGAGAATTTTACGGCTACCGGGAAGCAGTTCGACAATTTTTAGCGGACAAAGGAGATAAGAACGTTTCGGACGAAGAGATAAGTTCCCTTTTTAAGAATATTCGAAAAAACTTATCTGTGATTCGAAGTAAAT contains:
- a CDS encoding NAD-dependent succinate-semialdehyde dehydrogenase produces the protein MNDPSLAYTSLFRTSSFYAGHWQQSSEKRIRVMDPASGGEIGTVPNLSREETREAIEFAEAEQRRWAKTTGKYRAKLLRNWADLMHLHKEDLAKIMTWEQGKPLSESKGEIEYAASFLEWFGEEAKRTYGDVIPTHRQELRLLALREPVGVSAILTPWNFPSAMITRKAGPALAAGCVVIAKPSELTPFSALALAVLAQEAGFPPGAFQILTGDPEPIANEFLESPLVRKISFTGSTRVGKMLLEKAAKSVKRVSLELGGNAPFVVFSDADLKEAVKGAMLSKFRNTGQTCVCANRFLVEQSVLPEFTARLVEEVSKLKVGNGFEDGVQQGPLINSIGFTKLRKHIEDACSRGGKILIGGKPHPLGGNFHEPTVITGVSEDSLCFQEETFGPLAPVLGFKTEEDAVRIVNSGKTGLASYFYTTDPARIWRFSESIEAGMVSINEGLLSTEQVPFGGVKESGIGREGSRYGIEEYQELKYLCWGGQDSIAD